A DNA window from Zingiber officinale cultivar Zhangliang chromosome 3A, Zo_v1.1, whole genome shotgun sequence contains the following coding sequences:
- the LOC122053257 gene encoding ninja-family protein 6-like has protein sequence MEKYPRDFLRRFVGNSFKDEPTEVTEGDSDEIELSLGLSLGGCFGAADHSKREKLVRSSSIASFMTLPREPEFPAVPAASLTRTSSLPTETEEELRKRKQMQSLKRLEAKRKRLERKNSVRLGSAKPGENPDEDASGRKGSNPAAVEQAAANNSYLGARNAVARHGRPTCAVAQSLRMGSFPPISQGSIGSQGSCGGSSSTSTADLEAPAPQGSGSSMTRKSNETVTNLQAAPSESGAKEMARKKVKERMPFVSTQGEGPNGRRVEGFLYKYGKGEEVRIVCVCHGSFLTPAEFVKHAGGVEVANPLQHIVVNSSPFDL, from the exons ATGGAGAAGTATCCGAGAGATTTTTTGCGTAGATTCGTGGGTAATAGCTTCAAAGACGAGCCGACAGAGGTAACGGAAGGGGACTCCGACGAGATCGAGCTCAGCCTCGGGCTCTCCCTCGGCGGGTGCTTCGGCGCAGCAGATCACTCTAAGAGGGAAAAGCTGGTCCGCTCTTCCTCCATCGCGTCGTTCATGACGCTTCCGAGGGAGCCGGAGTTCCCGGCTGTCCCCGCCGCCTCCTTGACGAGGACGAGCTCGCTGCCGACGGAGACAGAGGAGGAGCTACGGAAGCGGAAGCAGATGCAGAGCTTGAAGAGGTTGGAGGCGAAGCGGAAGAGATTGGAGAGGAAGAATTCCGTCAGGTTGGGGTCGGCGAAGCCCGGCGAGAACCCTGACGAGGATGCCAGCGGAAGAAAAGGCTCGAATCCAGCAGCCGTGGAGCAGGCGGCGGCTAACAATAGTTACCTCGGCGCAAGAAATGCCGTTGCGCGGCATGGCCGACCCACATGCGCGGTGGCTCAGTCTTTGAGAATGGGGAGCTTTCCTCCGATCTCGCAGGGGTCTATTGGATCTCAGGGGAGCTGCGGCGGCAGCAGCAGCACCAGCACTGCCGATTTAGAAGCCCCGGCGCCTCAAG GCTCGGGCTCCTCGATGACGAGGAAGAGCaatgaaacggtaacaaatcttCAAGCTGCTCCGAGCGAAAGCGGGGCGAAGGAGATGGCGAGGAAGAAGGTGAAGGAGAGGATGCCGTTCGTGTCGACGCAGGGCGAAGGCCCTAACGGGAGGCGGGTCGAAGGGTTCCTGTACAAGTACGGGAAAGGGGAGGAGGTGAGAATAGTGTGCGTTTGCCATGGCAGCTTCCTCACCCCTGCAGAGTTCGTCAAACACGCCGGTGGCGTGGAGGTCGCCAACCCTCTCCAGCACATTGTTGTCAACTCCTCCCCGTTCGACTTGTGA